The genomic region ACAGTACAAAGTACAACAACCACTTTCTTTAACAGAAAACGTTGAGAACTTTGATATTAAAGTAAATGTTTACGGTGGTGGTGTAACTGGACAAGCAGAAGCAATTCGCTTGGCTATCTCCAGAGCACTTTGCGAAGTAGATGCAGAAAACAGAGGAACTCTTAAACCAGAAGGATTACTTACTAGAGATCCAAGAATGGTAGAGCGTAAGAAATTCGGTCAGAAGAAAGCACGTAAGAAATTCCAATTCTCGAAACGTTAATCTGTATCCAATTTTACATGTGTTTTATACACATTGTTCATTTATTATTGAATTTAAAACATGTCGTTGCTTTCTTTTTTGAAAAAGAAAGAAAGATCAGTTTAGCATCCAAATGGTAAAGGCAATCGAATTTTTCGTGACCACTTTAACATTGCTAAATACAAAACCCACCTTGTGGGCAACGGAACGTAAACTATTACAAAAATGGCAAATAACATAGAAGTTAAAGATTTACTAGAAGCAGGTGTACATTTTGGTCACCTTACTAGAAAATGGAATCCAAATATGGCTCCTTATATCTACATGGAGCGTAACGGGATCCACGTTATCAATTTATACAAAACAGCTGCTAAAATCGAAGAGGCGAACGAAGCGCTTAAAAAGATTGCAGCATCAGGTAGAAAAATACTATTTGTAGCTACCAAAAAACAAGCAAAAGATATCGTTGCAGACAAAGCAGGAGCTGTAAACATGCCTTACATCACAGAAAGATGGCCAGGTGGTATGCTTACCAACTTTGTAACTATCAGAAAAGCCGTTAAGAAAATGGCCTCTATCGATAGAATGAAAAAAGATGGTACTTTCGATACGCTTTCTAAAAAAGAAAAACTACAAGTAGATCGTTTAAGAGCTAAGCTTGAGAAAAACTTAGGTTCTATTTCAGACATGACTCGCTTACCAGGAGCGTTGTTTATTGTAGACACCATGCGTGAACATATCGCAGTGAAAGAAGCACAAAAATTAAACATTCCAATATTTGCAATGGTAGATACAAACTCAGACCCAAGAGAGGTAGAGTATGTTATACCATCTAATGACGATGCTTCTAAATCTATCGAAAAAGTTCTTTCTCATGTAACTGGAGCAATTGCTGAAGGTCTTTCTGACAGAAAAGCTGATAAAGCTGCTGAAAAGAAAGCTGAAGAAGAAGAAGAATCAAAAGCAGAACAAGAGGCTAAAGAGAAAAAAGCTAAAGCCCTAGAAGCTGAAGATAACGAATAAATAATATTTTAATAAAGTCGTTAACCTCTATCTTCTTTACTTTAGTATTGGAAAATAAGGATAACGACTTTATTTAGATAAAGCACCTCAAAGTTATATCTTGGAGGTTTTCAAAAAAAATTAAAAATCATCCCAATATGCAGGGGCACAAGAACAAACCCTTCATAACGGATTAAAATTAATATAGAAATGGCAAAAATTACAGCCGCTGAAGTTAATAAGCTTAGAAAAGCAACCGGTGCAGGTATGATGGATTGTAAAAATGCATTGGTAGAAGCTGAAGGCGATTTTGATACTGCAGTAGAAGTACTTCGTAAAAAAGGACAAAAAGTAGCTGCTAAAAGAGCAGATAGAGAATCTACAGAAGGTGCCGTTATAGCAAAAGTTAACGATGCCAGCAATAAAGGTGTTATTGTTTCCCTTAACTGTGAAACAGATTTCGTTGCTAAAAACGATTCTTTTGTAAGTTTGGCAAACGATCTTGCAGACTTGGCACTAAACCATGATTCTAAGGAAGAACTATTAGAAGCAGACTATAAAGGATTAACAGTTTCTGAGAAATTAATCGAGCAAACCGGAGTAATTGGTGAGAAAATCGAAATTGGTGACTTTAGAACTTTAGAAGCTCCATTCGTAGGCTCTTACATTCACGCAGGTAATAAAATTGCTACACTAGTAGGTCTTTCTGCAAATGTAGAAAATGCAGATACCGCAGCCAAAGACGTAGCAATGCAAGCTGCCGCTATGAACCCTGTTGCTTTAGACGAGAGTGGTGTAGACCAAGAAGTGATCGATAAAGAAATCGAAATTGCTAAAGATACACTTAGAGCAGAAGGGAAACCAGAAGCTATGCTAGACAATATCGCAAAAGGTAAATTACAACGTTTCTTTAAAGACAACACTTTGGTAAACCAAGATTTTATTAAAGACAGCAAACAAAGCGTTGCCGGTTACGTAAAATCTTTTGACAAAGACCTTACCGTTGTTGCTTTTGAAAGAGTAGCATTAGGATAATTTTTTAGCTTATTTTTTAAATAAGCGATTTCCATATAAACCACTTTTGATTTTTTTCAAAAGTGGTTTTTTTATACCCCAGATTCCGTATCGGCTACTTAATTATTTTCCTTATTTTTGCTTCGGAAAATTTCAGGAACAATCTTCAAAAGAAAAACATGCAATACAATAGAATACTTCTAAAACTAAGTGGCGAAGCTCTAATGGGTGAAAGACAATACGGCATAGACCCCGCTAGGCTTAAAGAATATGCAGAGGAAATAAAATCGGTAATAGACAAAGGTGTAGAAGTAGCTGTTGTAATTGGTGGTGGTAATATTTTCAGGGGTGTTGCAGGAGCCAGTAATGGTATGGATCGTGTACAAGGAGACCATATGGGGATGTTGGCCACCGTAATTAACGGCTTGGCTTTGCAATCAGCCTTGGAAGACGAAGGTATTGAAACCCGCTTACAATCTGCCATTAAAATAAACGAAGTTGCCGAACCTTTCATTAGAAGACGCGCTGTGAGACATTTGGAAAAAGGCCGTGTTGTAATCTTTGGAGGAGGAACAGGAAACCCTTATTTTACAACCGACTCCGCCGCGGTTTTACGCGCTATCGAGATTGATGCCGATGTTATTTTAAAAGGAACACGCGTAGATGGTATCTACACCTCCGACCCAGAGAAAAAC from Galbibacter sp. BG1 harbors:
- the rpsI gene encoding 30S ribosomal protein S9, which codes for MEVIHKIGRRKTAVARVYVSEGKGNITINKKEFKQYFPTPTLQYKVQQPLSLTENVENFDIKVNVYGGGVTGQAEAIRLAISRALCEVDAENRGTLKPEGLLTRDPRMVERKKFGQKKARKKFQFSKR
- the rpsB gene encoding 30S ribosomal protein S2, which encodes MANNIEVKDLLEAGVHFGHLTRKWNPNMAPYIYMERNGIHVINLYKTAAKIEEANEALKKIAASGRKILFVATKKQAKDIVADKAGAVNMPYITERWPGGMLTNFVTIRKAVKKMASIDRMKKDGTFDTLSKKEKLQVDRLRAKLEKNLGSISDMTRLPGALFIVDTMREHIAVKEAQKLNIPIFAMVDTNSDPREVEYVIPSNDDASKSIEKVLSHVTGAIAEGLSDRKADKAAEKKAEEEEESKAEQEAKEKKAKALEAEDNE
- the tsf gene encoding translation elongation factor Ts — encoded protein: MAKITAAEVNKLRKATGAGMMDCKNALVEAEGDFDTAVEVLRKKGQKVAAKRADRESTEGAVIAKVNDASNKGVIVSLNCETDFVAKNDSFVSLANDLADLALNHDSKEELLEADYKGLTVSEKLIEQTGVIGEKIEIGDFRTLEAPFVGSYIHAGNKIATLVGLSANVENADTAAKDVAMQAAAMNPVALDESGVDQEVIDKEIEIAKDTLRAEGKPEAMLDNIAKGKLQRFFKDNTLVNQDFIKDSKQSVAGYVKSFDKDLTVVAFERVALG
- the pyrH gene encoding UMP kinase — encoded protein: MQYNRILLKLSGEALMGERQYGIDPARLKEYAEEIKSVIDKGVEVAVVIGGGNIFRGVAGASNGMDRVQGDHMGMLATVINGLALQSALEDEGIETRLQSAIKINEVAEPFIRRRAVRHLEKGRVVIFGGGTGNPYFTTDSAAVLRAIEIDADVILKGTRVDGIYTSDPEKNKDATKFDNITFKDVLNKGLKVMDTTAFTLSQENELPIIVFDMNKKGNLVKVISGEKIGTKVNL